TCACGTGGAATCCGACATGTGGTACACATGGTTTAATAAAAATCGATTTATAACAATGTAAATAATCAAATGCTAGCTCCACATTTGTTAAAAGTGTAGCTTCTGGTAAAAACATGTTAATCCTAGAATCTTTATTCAAAATATTATATATTTCCCACTTGCAAAAAGAACCCATTGTGTATCCCTCGATTCTACCTGTTTCAAATAAAAGCCATCAGTAGACATAATAAATATTATGTCTACTGATGGCTGATGTCGCTAGGCAATCGTTTAATCTTTATTATTTTCATTCTTTGCAAACACATTGAGCATATCTTCGTGAGATCTTACTAATCTAATATCTCTCTCACACATTAAACGATAAACGGAGCATAATTGGAATATTCTAGATGTAATTCGTTCTCCGAGTACTAAATCCATAGCTGGAGGGTCTAGTAAATTTGTGGTGATTACCGTTGGTAGCTGTTCTTGTAGTCGATAATCGATAATGCTGTATAGCTTATCTTTCACCCAATCACTATAATTATGTGCACCTAGGTCGTCGAGAATTAACACTTCAGAACTACGTGCAGCATCCATGATTTCAAATTCGCTACTATCAGTATTTTTCCCATAGCTTGAACGTATTTCGTTTAACAAATCAGGTACAACAACAAATAAAAGTTGTGTCGATGGCTTTTGTTCTAATATTTCGTTCGCTATTGCACCAGCTAAATAGGTCTTCCCTCTACCGGTTTTACCAACAAAGAGCAAGCTATCAGAAGTGCGATTTTCAATAATATTATAGACAAAGCATGCAGATGCTTCCATAGCTTTCTCCGCTAGGTCTCTATATGTTAATTGGTTTTCCTTAATTTGTGTTTTTGCATAAAATCGGTAGTCGAATTTATCAAAAGTACACGTCCTTAGTAATTTAGATAATCTAGCAGATTTTACTTTTCGCTCAATGTTCTTTCTTTTTTGACAGTTACAGATTCGCGCGAACATATCAAGGCCAGAACCTTCTAAAATATAGCCGGTATCTTTACAATCATTACATTGATAAGAATCTTGATGTGATTGTTTTCTATCATTTCTATCAATCGTGGGTTTATAACTCTTAATTAATTGATTGATTGGCTCCATGAACAGCTCACCTACCCTCTTTTGAATCTATGTCTAACCAGTACCAGAGTTCTTTATCCTTATCATGATTGGTACTACGTTTACTTTCCGCTTGATTTTGCTGTTTAGTATTCTTTCTTTCCATGAAGATTTGCTGATCTGCTTGTGCCTCATGTATAGAACGAATATTTTTCTTCTTCCATTCAAAAAGAATTCTATCAATATACAGCATATTAAATTTACCGATTAGAACAGCTTGTCTTAAAGCTTCTGTAATTAATTCTTTATGAAACTGATCTTCCTGAATCCATTTTACGATTCTCTCATATTCCATTGGTGATAAAGGTCTA
This DNA window, taken from Desulfuribacillus stibiiarsenatis, encodes the following:
- a CDS encoding ATP-binding protein, with translation MEPINQLIKSYKPTIDRNDRKQSHQDSYQCNDCKDTGYILEGSGLDMFARICNCQKRKNIERKVKSARLSKLLRTCTFDKFDYRFYAKTQIKENQLTYRDLAEKAMEASACFVYNIIENRTSDSLLFVGKTGRGKTYLAGAIANEILEQKPSTQLLFVVVPDLLNEIRSSYGKNTDSSEFEIMDAARSSEVLILDDLGAHNYSDWVKDKLYSIIDYRLQEQLPTVITTNLLDPPAMDLVLGERITSRIFQLCSVYRLMCERDIRLVRSHEDMLNVFAKNENNKD